The following proteins are co-located in the Leptodactylus fuscus isolate aLepFus1 chromosome 8, aLepFus1.hap2, whole genome shotgun sequence genome:
- the LOC142217664 gene encoding hemoglobin subunit beta-2-like — translation MVHLTEQELKHIHNFWAKVDCKHVGADALCRLLVVYPWTQRYFPNFGNLCSPDAICHNAKVVSHGEKVLRSIGDALKHLEEVKAHYAKLSVIHSEKLHVDPANFVLFGGVLIISLAHCFHKEFTPEVQCAFHKAFCAIADALSKGYH, via the exons ATGGTTCATTTGACAGAACAGGAGCTCAAGCACATCCATAACTTCTGGGCTAAAGTTGACTGCAAGCATGTCGGAGCAGATGCTCTTTGCAG gCTTCTTGTTGTATACCCTTGGACCCAAAGATACTTCCCTAACTTTGGCAACCTTTGTTCCCCTGATGCAATCTGCCACAATGCCAAGGTCGTAAGTCATGGAGAAAAGGTATTGCGCTCCATTGGAGATGCTCTGAAACACCTTGAAGAGGTCAAGGCTCACTATGCTAAACTGAGCGTCATCCACTCTGAGAAGCTGCATGTGGATCCCGCCAACTTTGTG CTTTTTGGAGGGGTGCTGATCATTTCCTTGGCTCATTGCTTCCATAAAGAATTCACCCCTGAAGTTCAGTGTGCATTCCACAAGGCATTCTGTGCTATTGCTGATGCCCTTAGCAAGGGTTACCACTAA